Proteins encoded by one window of Musa acuminata AAA Group cultivar baxijiao chromosome BXJ2-9, Cavendish_Baxijiao_AAA, whole genome shotgun sequence:
- the LOC135622719 gene encoding trans-Golgi network-localized SYP41-interacting protein 1-like — protein sequence MPDRSDSDSSPKSFSGDSSSGSEEVKPIRRAGGSRRFADPGSPSNTQQSSDEGGSSDGVLVDLPGNRDQDSRGSPGEPDSGILVNIDGSMQESTDDSGRKDTFEDAPDQLSVAVARSLRLEESMAVIDIGESSAGRLGTNELTRFQARLEDVVAECQKYKDEREVFGKEVVSLWRRLQDIFDRHSLLAAAKNDESVSLPQLKTSGGEDRALSSPTPLHLMLNECSQFLVDLESTLDERINSDGIMRELRAVLNEKDQEIEDLNVKASESSVSHDVIFSYLGSLRKTWSKSMEDSTNLLTRRLLSSLESVVGEAHMSIKDSPTDDISLVEQKTLMLIEKHSQFLSEIHLLQQCLAEVGPAFTASEENELGNIFSFAREKLFESKTKEGYLHEEMNRLEEENRRLVEQLERMKESLEAAEVEKNKTKAELEQSENKLVATREKLSIAVTKGKSLVQHRDSLKQSLAEKTGELEKCMQELQQKSEALQATEVSLEELKQLLYERTSELEKCLEELQHKTDEFETAKVIIEDLNATNNLVSALQESLSQRDKFLQEIEEIMLATNSPQEVLSMETIDRVRWFVNQKNAADIIILENKKIRDAISSIELPEDVSPRELDYQINWLLTAFTHAKDDNSKLRDQISGFQLAMVSHETEMSEAHKEIACLESYLLEEKSAKEILHNEHEDLKCKYEEMVQKLSTLSSDKDQLMKVLLELSESTLDDHISVDTSSIVEKCMIMVSEKMKSSLAEIERYERMLSTLYLTAQELKLCEGILEDEMIDRSAMVKLSDELTKLSNEAFVLKNEKDSIQKQLDLVEEKNSLLREKLSMAVKKGKGLMQERDHLKLSVQEKEIEIENRTHELQLKDSTINEYQEKIKNLSAKVEHIEKLEADIVLLKDEREQSQQILHERGTILNNLVSSIGKIVVPSVEVLEGPLEKVNWIAEYIQKTEVAKSNALEELHKAKDEASLQASRLSDAFATIKSLEDELSKAEKHISFTVEEKNVIQLGKISIEHEFEKLKEESSSHARKLSEAYATIKSLEDALQEAEKDIVRLNTDMNELEAKSEQEIIDLNAKLIQCREELAGTREIIENHSAELNNQLGYLEMFIKDESLFSRMAEKFSKSIEGLRTMNNLIQNMHSHFSSVGLRVHPSMQHDPAFRELPSLPKFEDFMDNRAIQLEASAADNEDISSLAKIVGSLHARAELCGDNFEVFCKILDEHIAGILPAMQATRDEFVHVLEHSESLKLDVHKLEAHNKVQEAKLVSLQKGLMTLFPACIDAMRELNQFSDSSGTLSSLDKEAFSGGLEEKDTECYAKAADSLLLAAKRIKNQYQQSSNSEKVWLTATDDMKSKLEEAESIAKTAIQEQMIDQERISTLERDLEALRELCHDMKIKVENYQAKEDMLKDKEQELLTMQNALDREIGGLELFKSQMNALMDKVNKLEVHFIETETHNPEVQYSGPVEKLFFIVDKVIDMQKKMDILTYDKEDMQLMIASHVREIEYLKRSAETIDIKYQELESQKNELLEITGDLEKIVKRLGGYDPLQDQKPLSAKLLLAVLERLITASRLESENLKSKAQELGAKLQAKDNLIKELSEKVKILEDSIHTRQDVTKERTVFEETPTTLEPEISEIEDGLLAKNISPVATAAQLRTMRKGSNDHLILNIDSGPVHSIAAREIDAKGHVFKSLNTTGLIPKQGKLIADRIDGVWVSGGQLLMRRPGARLSIMAYMFFLHLWLLGTIL from the exons ATGCCGGACCGCTCGGACTCCGACTCCTCCCCCAAGTCGTTTAGCGGGGACTCGAGCTCCGGCAGCGAGGAGGTGAAGCCCATCCGCCGTGCCGGGGGCTCGCGACGCTTCGCCGATCCCGGGTCTCCCAGCAACACCCAGCAGTCCTCCGACGAGGGCGGCAGCAGCGACGGCGTGCTCGTGGATCTCCCCGGGAACCGGGATCAG GATTCCAGGGGGTCGCCAGGGGAACCCGACAGTGGCATCCTGGTAAATATCGACGGGTCGATGCAGGAGTCCACGGACGACTCGGGGAGGAAGGATACTTTTGAGGATGCGCCGGATCAACTAAGCGTGGCGGTCGCGCGGAGCCTCCGGCTGGAGGAGTCGATGGCGGTGATTGACATCGGGGAGAGCTCTGCTGGTAGATTGGGCACCAACGAACTTACCAGGTTTCAGGCTCGGCTAGAGGACGTTGTTGCTGAATGCCAGAAGTACAAG GATGAAAGAGAGGTTTTTGGAAAGGAAGTTGTCAGCCTTTGGCGAAGACTTCAGGACATCTTTGATCGTCATTCTTTACTTGCTGCTGCCAAAAATGATGAGTCAGTTAGTCTCCCTCAGCTTAAAACAAGTGGGGGTGAGGATAGGGCATTGTCATCACCCACACCGTTGCACTTGATGTTGAATGAATGTTCCCAATTCTTAGTTGATTTGGAATCCACTTTAGATGAGAGGATAAATTCTGATGGTATAATGAGGGAGCTTCGTGCTGTTCTAAATGAAAAAGACCAAGAAATCGAGGATCTCAATGTCAAGGCCTCAGAATCTTCTGTTTCTCATGATGTCATTTTTTCCTACTTGGGCTCACTTCGCAAAACATGGTCAAAGTCTATGGAGGACTCAACTAACCTTCTTACCAGAAGGTTACTCTCTTCCCTTGAATCAGTGGTTGGGGAAGCACACATGTCCATTAAAGATTCTCCTACTGATGACATCTCTCTTGTTGAGCAGAAAACATTAATGTTGATAGAAAAACATTCCCAGTTCTTATCAGAGATCCATCTACTTCAGCAGTGCTTAGCAGAGGTTGGACCTGCATTCACAGCCTCAGAAGAAAATGAATTGGGTAATATTTTCAGTTTTGCTCGTGAGAAGTTGTTTGAAAGCAAGACAAAGGAGGGCTATCTTCACGAGGAAATGAATAGATTGGAGGAAGAAAATAGGAGACTCGTTGAACAGCTTGAGAGAATGAAAGAGAGTCTAGAAGCAGCAGAAGTGGAGAAAAACAAGACAAAGGCAGAGCTTGAACAGTCAGAGAACAAGTTGGTGGCTACCAGAGAAAAGCTAAGTATTGCAGTGACAAAGGGAAAATCATTGGTTCAACATCGTGATTCATTGAAACAGTCCTTGGCAGAAAAGACAGGTGAGCTGGAGAAATGCATGCAGGAGTTGCAACAGAAGTCTGAGGCTCTACAAGCTACTGAAGTCAGCCTTGAGGAGCTGAAACAGTTACTGTATGAGAGGACAAGTGAGCTTGAGAAGTGCTTGGAGGAGTTGCAACATAAAACTGATGAATTTGAGACCGCTAAGGTGATCATTGAGGATTTGAATGCAACCAATAACTTAGTTAGCGCTCTTCAAGAGTCACTTTCGCAAAGggataagtttcttcaagaaattGAAGAAATTATGTTGGCGACAAATTCCCCGCAAGAAGTGCTTTCCATGGAGACAATTGATAGGGTAAGGTGGTTTGTTAACCAAAAGAATGCTGCAGATATCATAATTCTGGAAAATAAGAAAATCAGAGATGCCATATCTTCCATTGAATTACCAGAAGATGTTTCACCCAGGGAATTAGATTATCAAATTAATTGGCTTTTGACTGCATTCACGCATGCTAAAGATGATAACAGTAAGCTGCGGGATCAAATTAGTGGCTTCCAGCTTGCTATGGTGTCACACGAAACAGAAATGTCAGAGGCACATAAGGAAATTGCTTGCCTGGAATCATATCTTCTGGAAGAAAAGTCAGCAAAAGAAATTCTTCATAATGAACATGAAGATTTGAAATGCAAATATGAGGAGATGGTTCAAAAACTGTCTACACTTTCTTCTGATAAAGATCAGTTGATGAAAGTATTGTTGGAATTATCTGAAAGCACATTGGATGACCATATTTCTGTGGATACAAGTTCTATAGTGGAGAAATGCATGATTATGGTCAGTGAAAAGATGAAGTCATCTCTTGCTGAAATTGAACGGTATGAAAGGATGTTGAGCACACTATATTTAACAGCTCAGGAATTGAAATTGTGTGAGGGGATTCTTGAGGATGAGATGATTGACAGATCTGCCATGGTGAAACTATCAGATGAGCTGACAAAATTGTCAAATGAAGCATTTGTTTTAAAAAATGAGAAGGACTCCATACAGAAACAGCTAGATCTAGTTGAGGAGAAAAATTCTCTGCTTAGAGAGAAGCTATCCATGGCTGTGAAGAAAGGAAAGGGTTTAATGCAAGAACGTGACCACTTAAAACTCTCTGTACAAGAGAAAGAAATTGAAATTGAAAACCGAACACATGAGCTGCAGCTAAAAGATTCTACTATCAACGAGTACCAAGAGAAGATAAAAAATTTGTCAGCTAAAGTTGAGCACATTGAGAAGCTAGAGGCAGATATAGTCTTATTGAAGGATGAAAGAGAGCAAAGCCAACAAATTTTGCATGAGAGAGGCAccatattaaataatttagttAGTTCTATAGGAAAAATTGTTGTTCCTAGTGTTGAGGTCCTTGAAGGGCCCTTAGAAAAGGTTAATTGGATTGCTGAGTACATTCAAAAAACAGAAGTGGCAAAAAGTAATGCATTAGAAGAGCTTCATAAAGCAAAAGATGAAGCTAGCTTACAGGCTAGCAGGTTATCAGATGCCTTTGCAACTATTAAATCATTAGAGGATGAATTGTCCAAGGCAGAAAAACATATTTCTTTTACTGTTGAAGAAAAGAATGTCATCCAACTTGGCAAGATTTCTATTGAGCATGAGTTTGAGAAGCTCAAGGAGGAGAGTTCTTCACATGCTAGAAAGTTATCAGAGGCCTATGCCACTATAAAGTCACTTGAAGATGCATTACAAGAAGCAGAAAAGGATATTGTTCGACTAAATACTGACATGAATGAATTGGAGGCCAAAAGCGAACAGGAGATCATTGACTTGAATGCCAAATTAATTCAATGCCGGGAGGAGTTGGCAGGAACTCGTGAAATTATAGAGAACCATTCAGCTGAGCTAAATAATCAACTTGGatatttagaaatgttcataaaggATGAGAGTCTATTTTCCAGAATGGCTGAAAAATTCAGCAAAAGTATTGAGGGATTGAGAACAATGAACAATCTTATTCAGAATATGCACAGCCACTTTTCTTCAGTGGGTCTACGTGTGCATCCTAGCATGCAG CATGACCCTGCATTTAGAGAGCTTCCTTCTCTACCAAAATTTGAGGACTTCATGGACAACAGGGCCATACAATTGGAGGCAAGTGCTGCTGACAATGAAGATATTTCATCCTTGGCCAAGATTGTAGGAAGTCTGCATGCTCGAGCTGAGCTTTGTGGTGACAATTTTGAAGTTTTCTGCAAGATTCTAGACGAGCACATAGCAGGAATATTGCCAGCCATGCAAGCTACTAGAGACGAGTTTGTTCATGTTCTTGAGCATAGCGAGTCCTTAAAGCTGGATGTACATAAATTAGAAGCTCATAATAAggttcaagaagcaaaacttgtttcTTTACAGAAAGGATTGATGACACTTTTTCCTGCATGCATTGATGCTATGCGAGAACTCAATCAATTTAGTGATTCAAGTGGCACATTGTCTTCCTTAGATAAGGAAGCTTTTTCAGGAGGATTAGAAGAGAAGGATACTGAATGTTATGCTAAGGCAGCAGATAGTTTATTACTTGCAGCAAAGAGAATCAAGAATCAGTATCAACAGTCATCAAATTCAGAGAAAGTCTGGTTAACAGCCACAGATGATATGAAAAGCAAACTGGAAGAAGCTGAATCGATTGCTAAAACTGCCATTCAAGAGCAGATGATCGACCAAGAAAGAATTTCTACATTGGAGAGAGATCTTGAAGCATTGAGAGAGTTATGCCATGATATGAAAATTAAGGTGGAGAATTATCAGGCCAAGGAGGATATGTTGAAGGACAAAGAACAAGAACTTCTGACAATGCAAAATGCTTTAGACAGAG AAATCGGTGGCCTGGAATTGTTCAAAAGCCAAATGAACGCGCTGATGGATAAAGTTAATAAGCTAGAAGTTCATTTCATTGAGACAGAAACACACAATCCTGAAGTTCAGTACTCAGGTCCCGTTGAGAAACTCTTTTTTATAGTTGATAAAGTCATTGATATGCAGAAAAAGATGGATATCTTGACTTACGATAAGGAAGACATGCAGTTGATGATTGCGTCCCATGTGCGTGAGATTGAATATCTGAAAAGGTCAGCTGAAACAATCGATATCAAGTATCAGGAATTGGAATCACAGAAGAATGAATTATTAGAAATCACTGGTGATTTGGAGAAAATTGTAAAAAGATTAGGGGGATATGATCCACTCCAAGATCAAAAACCTTTGAGTGCAAAACTGCTCCTAGCAGTGCTGGAGAGACTGATAACAGCCTCAAGATTAGAATCTGAAAACTTAAAATCTAAAGCACAAGAATTGGGAGCTAAATTACAAGCAAAAGATAATCTTATCAAAGAATTGTCAGAGAAGGTAAAAATTCTTGAGGATTCAATTCATACTCGGCAGGATGTCACAAAAGAAAGGACTGTTTTTGAAGAAACTCCCACAACATTGGAACCGGAGATATCTGAAATTGAAGAT GGACTCTTGGCAAAGAACATATCACCTGTTGCAACTGCTGCTCAATTGAGAACAATGCGGAAGGGGTCAAATGACCATCTCATCCTCAACATTGATTCAGGGCCTGTTCATTCAATTGCTGCCCGGGAGATTGATGCCAAAG GCCATGTTTTCAAATCTCTGAATACTACTGGTCTAATCCCAAAACAAGGGAAGTTGATTGCAGATCGAATTGATGGTGTTTG GGTTTCTGGTGGTCAGTTACTGATGCGTCGTCCCGGAGCAAGGCTAAGTATCATGGCTTACATGTTCTTCTTGCATCTATGGTTGCTAGGCACCATATTGTAA
- the LOC135622720 gene encoding anthranilate synthase alpha subunit 1, chloroplastic-like: protein METLAIPTCAPARVQPASLFRCRPTPAFRSPYAAAAAWTRRYRLRRLSSCSIPSIRCSAVPPPSVSATVGNDEPFKFMEAAKKGNLVPLYQCIFSDHLTPVQAYRCLVKEDDREAPSFLFESVEQGLRGTNVGRYSVVGAQPAMEIVAKENTVSIMDHEEGRMTEETVEDPMQIPRRIMEGWTPQLIDDLPDAFCGGWVGYFSYDTVRYVEKKKLPFSSAPKDDRNLPDVHLGLYNDVIVFDHVEKKAYVIHWVQVDRYSSVEKAYQDGKNHLDNLLSKVQNVNVPRLSAGSVKMHTQQFGTTLTKSSMTSEEYKKAVLQAKERIFAGDIFQIVLSQRFERRTFADPFEVYRALRIVNPSPYMAYLQARGCILVASSPEILTRVKKGTIINRPLAGTVKRGRTDEEDKLNEQQLLNDEKQCAEHIMLVDLGRNDVGRVSKPGSVKVEKLMNVERYSHVMHISSTVTGELFDHLTCWDALRAALPVGTVSGAPKVKAMELIDQLEVTRRGPYSGGFGGVSFTGNMDIALALRTIVFPTGSRFNTMYSYKDMGRRQEWVAHLQAGAGIVADSNPDDEQRECENKAAALARAIDLAESTFVSKS, encoded by the exons ATGGAAACCCTCGCGATCCCAACCTGTGCTCCAGCCCGCGTCCAGCCGGCGAGCCTCTTCCGCTGCCGACCGACCCCGGCGTTTCGCTCCCCttacgctgccgccgccgcttggACTAGAAGGTACCGCTTGCGCCGCCTGTCCTCCTGCTCGATTCCCTCTATCAGATGCTCCGCCGTCCCCCCTCCCTCTGTTTCCGCCACAG TTGGCAATGATGAGCCCTTTAAGTTCATGGAGGCCGCCAAGAAGGGTAATTTGGTGCCCCTCTACCAGTGCATTTTCTCTGATCACCTCACCCCTGTGCAAGCCTACCGTTGTCTCGTGAAGGAGGATGACCGCGAAGCTCCCAGCTTTCTTTTTGAGTCGGTGGAGCAAGGTCTCCGGGGGACTAATGTC GGCCGATACAGCGTGGTGGGAGCTCAGCCAGCCATGGAGATTGTTGCGAAGGAGAACACGGTCTCCATCATGGACCACGAGGAAGGGCGCATGACAGAGGAGACTGTCGAGGACCCTATGCAAATTCCCCGGAGGATCATGGAGGGTTGGACCCCACAGTTGATCGATGATCTTCCTGATGCCTTCTGTG GTGGATGGGTTGGGTATTTTTCCTATGATACAGTGCGATATGTTGAGAAGAAAAAGCTTCCATTCTCTAGTGCTCCTAAGGATGACAGGAACTTACCAGATGTCCACTTAGGACTCTACAATGATGTCATAGTGTTTGACCACGTGGAAAAG AAAGCATATGTGATTCATTGGGTGCAAGTGGATCGGTACTCCTCTGTTGAGAAAGCCTATCAAGATGGGAAGAACCATTTGGATAATTTGCTGTCTAAGGTGCAGAATGTCAATGT GCCCAGGCTTTCTGCTGGATCCGTAAAAATGCATACTCAGCAGTTTGGTACTACTTTAACAAAGTCATCAATGACAAGTGAAgaatacaagaaggcagttttgcAGGCAAAAGAACGTATCTTTGCAGGTGATATTTTTCAGATTGTCTTGAGCCAACGTTTTGAGCGGCGTACATTTGCAGATCCATTTGAAGTTTACCGAGCACTAAGAATTGTGAATCCAAGCCCATATATGGCATATTTACAA GCAAGGGGATGTATTCTTGTAGCATCAAGCCCTGAAATTCTTACTCGTGTAAAGAAG GGGACAATCATTAATCGACCTCTTGCTGGGACAGTTAAAAGAGGAAGAACGGATGAGGAGGATAAATTGAATGAACAACAGCTACTTAATGATGAAAAACAATGTGCTGAGCACATTATGCTTGTAGATTTGGGACGGAATGATGTTGGAAGG GTATCAAAACCTGGATCAGTAAAGGTGGAGAAACTTATGAATGTTGAGAGATACTCGCATGTGATGCACATCAGCTCCACG GTTACTGGAGAGTTGTTTGATCATCTCACTTGCTGGGATGCTCTCCGTGCTGCTTTGCCTGTAGGAACAGTCAGCGGAGCTCCAAAG GTAAAAGCGATGGAGTTAATTGATCAGCTGGAAGTCACAAGAAGGGGGCCATACAGTGGCGGCTTTGGAGGGGTTTCATTTACTGGCAACATGGATATCGCGCTTGCCCTCCGTACCATAGTCTTTCCAACCGGAAGCCGATTCAACACCATGTATTCATACAAGGACATGGGCAGGCGCCAAGAATGGGTTGCGCACCTTCAAGCTGGAGCCGGCATTGTGGCGGACAGCAACCCCGATGATGAGCAGCGAGAATGTGAGAACAAAGCTGCAGCGCTTGCTCGTGCCATTGATCTTGCCGAGTCTACATTCGTTTCAAAGTCATAG
- the LOC135622721 gene encoding AUGMIN subunit 6-like has product MATEREKEREAELENAMYTNCLLLGLDPAVLGGGPRLGHFRHSNPKLGEQLLYFLLCALRGSSKDFDKVWPIFDSAQSRDFRKIVQGIISELESQGVLPRSNSRVSSLATCCGPRFVELLWQLSVHALREVHKRTFAADVASNPLPPALTDASYQHAAALLPVTKARIALERRRFLKNANAAVHRQTTWSNLAHEMTAEFRGLCAEEAYLQQELEKLQDIRSKAKSEGESCEDHVSSSAQNSQLIAKATRLWESLLARRSQHEVLASGPIEDLIAHRDHRYRISGSSLVAAMDPTSHVPYSGILSVSSGEMSSPVDVQEQMNLPHPQVKSETLSKMVDRGGIVHPTVDVAEILRRWTHALQRIHKQSLHLVKANDGEGPELLRSSSDNVMSGHAESLAVTLAEHRQHLVSIQGLISQLKEAIPAMQKSIADLTEEVENISSTTMDGFNARPTLNMQSQGAQDIVTDDVVTLNSRLSSLQLEKASTSPVLKLPHLISLAPNSSGKNTHTSKRTAIITQSIQESLPVGTSVESQFTNDRTGSAAKEDDNYNVQSIRHSVREAALSRPLRNSELLKERSKDDGSEHFFIPLSTGVPLKEVDAVAIRRKQQLVLSPPENNNHNISNFFFSNSKGQLDSVQTLSINSYGLDGHTNQTGLIQPATVNSKRVYPDIDDALDQVFSPPLLMESSFFQDTYEDLLAPLSDTDAALMDF; this is encoded by the exons ATGGCGACGGagcgagagaaagagagggaggcGGAGCTCGAGAACGCGATGTATACCAACTGCCTCCTCCTCGGCCTCGATCCGGCCGTTCTCGGCGGCGGTCCCAGGCTGGGGCATTTCCGCCACTCCAATCCCAAGTTGGGCGAGCAGCTCCTCTACTTCTTACTCTGCGCCCTCCGCGGATCCTCCAAG GATTTTGATAAAGTTTGGCCTATCTTCGACTCTGCCCAGTCTCGTGACTTCCGAAAG ATCGTGCAAGGGATTATTAGTGAGCTAGAATCGCAAGGGGTGCTGCCGCGGAGTAATTCTAGGGTTTCGTCCCTTGCAACTTGTTGTGGGCCGAG ATTTGTTGAGCTTCTGTGGCAACTTTCTGTGCATGCCTTGCGAGAGGTTCACAAACGAACATTTGCTGCTGATGTTGCTTCTAATCCTCTGCCTCCTGCTCTAACAGATGCTTCCTATCAACATGCTGCTGCATTGCTTCCAGTGACTAAG GCTAGAATAGCTCTTGAAAGAAGAAGATTTCTGAAAAATGCAAATGCTGCTGTTCACAGACAAACCACTTGGTCAAACTTGGCCCATGAAATGACTGCTGAGTTTCGTGGTCTTTGTGCTGAAGAG GCCTATTTGCAGCAAGAGTTGGAAAAACTGCAGGACATAAGAAGCAAAGCTAAATCGGAAGGGGAATCATGTGAAGATCATGTCTCCAGTTCTGCTCAGAATTCACAGTTAATAGCCAAGGCTACTCGCCTTTGGGAGTCATTATTAGCTCGAAGGA GTCAACATGAAGTTTTAGCATCCGGCCCAATTGAGGATTTGATAGCCCATCGTGACCATAG ATATCGCATCTCTGGGTCATCTTTGGTTGCAGCTATGGATCCAACTTCACATGTTCCTTATTCGGGCATACTATCAGTTTCTTCTGGTGAAATGTCTTCACCTGTAGATGTTCAGGAGCAGATGAATTTACCTCATCCTCAAGTGAAAAGTGAGACCCTTTCAAAGATGGTCGATAGGGGTGGAATAGTTCATCCTACAGTTGATGTTGCTGAAATTCTCAGACGTTGGACTCATGCTTTACAACGTATTCATAAACAATCTCTTCATCTG GTCAAGGCTAATGATGGGGAGGGCCCAGAGCTACTCCGCAGCTCATCGGATAATGTTATGAGTGGGCATGCTGAGTCCTTGGCTGTAACTCTTGCAGAACATCGCCAACATTTGGTTAGCATACAG GGACTAATTAGTCAACTTAAGGAAGCCATTCCAGCAATGCAAAAATCTATTGCAGATCTCACTGAAGAAGTAGAAAATATTTCATCAACTACAATGGATGGGTTTAATGCAAGACCAACATTAAATATGCAGTCACAAGGGGCTCAA GATATTGTTACCGATGATGTTGTCACGTTAAATTCTAGACTCTCATCCCTTCAGCTTGAGAAAGCTTCCACAAGTCCTGTTCTGAAACTCCCTCATTTAATCAGCCTGGCCCCCAATTCATCAGGAAAAAATACACACACATCAAAGAGGACTGCTATAATCACTCAATCCATCCAGGAATCTTTGCCAGTGGGAACATCAGTAGAATCTCAGTTCACAAATGACCGTACAGGTAGCGCAGCAAAAG AGGATGATAATTACAATGTTCAGAGTATAAGGCATTCTGTTCGCGAAGCAGCATTGTCAAGACCATTAAGAAACTCAGAATTGCtaaaagaaagaagcaaagatGATGGTTCTGAACACTTCTTCATACCTCTATCTACAGGAGTTCCACTAAAAGAAGTAGATGCTGTTGCTATTAGAAGAAAACAACAATTAGTTTTGTCTCCACCAGAAAACAACAATCAcaatatttcaaatttttttttctctaactcCAAGGGCCAGCTAGATTCTGTTCAAACTTTATCAATTAATTCATATGGGCTTGACGGGCACACAAATCAGACAGGCTTAATTCAACCAGCCACTGTTAATTCAAAAAGAGTATATCCTGATATTGATGATGCTCTCGATCAAGTTTTCTCACCCCCATTGTTAATGGAATCATCATTCTTCCAGGATACTTATGAGGACTTGCTTG CACCATTATCTGACACTGATGCTGCCCTAATGGATTTTTAG